From Corticium candelabrum chromosome 13, ooCorCand1.1, whole genome shotgun sequence, a single genomic window includes:
- the LOC134189195 gene encoding uncharacterized protein LOC134189195 produces MLEHTRQGPWLPISDPWRQVTSCLDQFITKFTQSRKDQDWVVFIDTNPALTVYTEMALAAADRLIVPCSADVYSKQALSVLFWMVYGIESPRGFLLNAVTYKEESQKHTTRTPKIQLIVNNRHTIYGTRAAKAFLGVSSEITATAYSAYQKKKECFVDLDGHICRDSEDFRIRYTCQTRDFHTTGVVAMRHGQPFYSIKGATRKPEIDSSLESIQKLVQMLP; encoded by the coding sequence ATGTTAGAGCACACGCGGCAAGGACCCTGGTTACCAATTTCTGATCCGTGGAGACAGGTGACTAGCTGTCTCGACCAGTTCATAACCAAGTTTACTCAGTCTAGGAAAGACCAAGATTGGGTTGTCTTTATCGACACAAATCCAGCTCTAACAGTCTACACAGAGATGGCTTTGGCGGCTGCTGATCGACTTATTGTTCCATGCAGTGCTGATGTCTACTCTAAACAAGCTCTATCTGTTTTGTTCTGGATGGTCTACGGAATTGAGAGTCCAAGGGGTTTCCTTCTTAATGCTGTCACTTATAAAGAGGAATCGCAAAAGCATACAACCAGGACACCAAAGATCCAGCTTATCGTCAACAATCGACATACCATCTATGGCACTAGAGCTGCTAAAGCCTTTCTTGGAGTGTCGTCTGAGATCACAGCTACAGCTTACTCTGCATatcaaaagaagaaagaatgcTTTGTTGATTTAGATGGTCATATCTGCAGGGATAGTGAAGACTTCCGTATACGATATACGTGCCAAACGCGCGATTTTCACACGACGGGAGTTGTGGCTATGCGTCATGGACAGCCATTCTACAGCATCAAAGGAGCAACACGCAAGCCGGAAATCGATAGCAGTCTGGAATCAATACAAAAGTTGGTGCAGATGCTACCATAG
- the LOC134189250 gene encoding uncharacterized protein LOC134189250 has protein sequence MTVPPGAVQSPTLFSIHSFIHNKYMPPVSASGDQVVSPVVFLGPHDVSFSKPINVRINSIADVTSPGWLLTLMRSESSLDETKQRWHSVVEYSTDTQELKSHIPFDANSWSFEVSKLSWWMWIARFIKNPTIPFRRKMGCVVLGRSLSHSSCKWALSVHMFNSYEEIGQEIIKSHRAHETLPAVKLCPVTEFIVRKEGHVVITPQHGSEWSLCRRDVQLQCPTEYLWRKAFNHDHCFTFVIEANDSRPDSLEVPVRVEYIRQGQVESDETLQAVYKLLHTTRAIDLSRTSVPSNFPSLSLSDEERESFYFCGTNGLHSSRLVSSPMAARDGALSQRSIVKQPADVHTVRQCVVSPSYSRAREHAPLVVRLPVGSEVPSTVCTFRYIRPTGQTVTETPGERVDSQTVQTITPAWPHADRVEMAMLSSDGQSRLAYLVHDFVDMPAADPESPHTSMKRDDDSTVAVASQGPNKERGELDMQSIVSDVQLLEVNAVRISDVRFSQINDNVVNESWIVCCRLVRLSEDIGTRLAFSWEWTWKNCLTVKIPDSVTLETRIVLYTSSHSGRNE, from the exons ATGACTGTTCCACCGGGTGCTGTTCAATCACCGACACTATTCTCAATTCATTCGTTTATTCATAATAAGTATATGCCACCTGTGTCTGCTAGTGGTGACCAAGTAGTCAGTCCAGTTGTTTTTCTTGGTCCTCATGATGTGTCATTTAGTAAACCAATCAATGTGCGTATCAACAGCATAGCTGATGTGACTTCACCAGGCTGGTTGTTAACATTGATGAGAAGTGAATCGTCTCTTGATGAGACAAAGCAAAGATGGCACAGTGTGGTAGAGTATTCTACTGATACTCAGGAATTGAAGTCACATATCCCATTTGATGCTAACAGTTGGTCATTTGAAGTGAGCAAGTTAAGTTGGTGGATGTGGATCGCTCGTTTCATCAAGAACCCAACTATTCCATTCAGAAGAAAGATGGGATGTGTAGTTCTGGGTCGAAGTCTTAGTCATTCTTCTTGCAAATGGGCACTGTCAGTCCATATGTTCAATTCCTATGAAGAAATCGGGCAAGAAATTATTAAGAGCCATCGAGCACATGAAACACTGCCTGCTGTTAAGCTCTGTCCTGTAACAGAATTCATAGTTCGCAAGGAAGGGCATGTGGTCATCACACCTCAACATGGTTCAGAGTGGTCGTTGTGTCGTAGGGATGTACAACTGCAGTGTCCTACCGAATATCTGTGGAGAAAAGCATTTAATCATGATCACTGCTTCACATTTGTGATCGAAGCAAATGATTCTCGTCCTGATAGTCTAGAAGTTCCTGTTCGAGTTGAATACATCAGACAAGGGCAAGTGGAGTCTGATGAAACACTACAAGCAGTTTACAAACTACTCCACACAACTAGAGCTATTGATCTCTCAAGAACTAGTGTGCCTTCCAACTTTCCCTCTCTATCGCTTTCTGATGAGGAACGAGAGTCTTTCTATTTTTGTGGTACAAACGGTTTACATTCTTCTCGATTGGTATCTTCGCCAATGGCAGCAAGGGATGGTGCTTTATCACAAA GATCAATAGTCAAACAACCTGCTGATGTGCATACTGTCCGACAATGTGTTGTCAGTCCCAGCTATAGCAGAGCTCGA GAGCACGCGCCTTTGGTGGTTCGTCTTCCTGTTGGAAGTGAGGTTCCTTCAACTGTTTGTACGTTCCGGTATATACGTCCTACAGGTCAGACAGTGACAGAAACTCCTGGAGAAAGGGTCGATAGTCAGACAGTACAAACCATCACTCCTG CTTGGCCACATGCCGATAGAGTAGAGATGGCTATGCTGTCATCTGATGGTCAAAGTCGCCTGGCATATCTTGTACATGACTTTGTTGACATGCCTGCAGCGGATCCAGAATCGCCACACACTTCTATGAAACGTGACGACGATAGTACTGTGGCAGTAGCAAGTCAAGGACCAAACAAGG AACGTGGCGAATTGGATATGCAGTCAATTGTATCAGACGTGCAGCTACTTGAGGTAAATGCAGTCAGAATTTCAGATGTCAGATTCTCACAGATCAATGACAATGTAGTAAACGAATCATGGATTGTGTGTTGCAGGTTGGTAAGGCTGTCGGAAGACATTGGCACGAGATTAGCATTCTCCTGGGAGTGGACATGGAAGAATTGTCTGACTGTCAAGATCCCGGACAGCGTTACTCTCGAAACAAGAATTGTATTGTACACATCTTCTCACTCTGGAAGAAACGAGTGA